One part of the Parabacteroides distasonis ATCC 8503 genome encodes these proteins:
- a CDS encoding glycoside hydrolase family 13 protein produces MIRKIIIFTSFLLFVLGTVAAQTINKVEPLFWWAGMRNPELQLMVYGDHISEYHPVINEPGVYLKSCVTVDSPNYLILYLDLSQAHSGTFDITFVNGEKKFVYAYELKERKESTDDIQGYDSSDVLYLIMPDRFANGDQSNDQISMSTEYVMDRSKPGARHGGDLKGIEDHLDYFVDLGVTAIWLNPVLENDGKGGSYHGYFSTDMFHVDRRLGSNEDYLRLINKAHQKGLRVVMDMIFNHIGANHPWVLDVPSKDWFNVSPSKRGNHAKAIFYDNYASTYDSEVMKYAGFGIDLNQANPHVGKYLIQNSIWWIEYARIDAIRQDTYPYSDFDMMREWNIQIMNEYPQFNIVGEIWTNYTIGTAWWQKGCKLNFGKDTELKSVMDFTLMSIASDIFNDKSSPEGRLDKIYDHLCYDFVYPDIKNVLRFLDNHDTDRFLRSEPKDLDGYKQGVAFLLTIPGTPQLYYGHELLMSGTKSRPGGDGNIRLDVPGGWPGDSQNWFTREGRSDLQNKAWDYLQTLLKWRKGNKIISEGNMKHYMPQLGVYVYERYLEGKSVMVIINGANHEVDLPLARYKESLKEGIEGKDIITKRTILFKDSLKLASKEVLVVEMN; encoded by the coding sequence ATGATTAGAAAAATAATAATATTTACTTCATTTCTGTTATTTGTACTTGGGACAGTGGCTGCTCAAACGATAAATAAGGTAGAGCCGTTGTTTTGGTGGGCAGGAATGAGAAATCCAGAATTACAGTTGATGGTATATGGGGATCATATTTCTGAATATCATCCTGTTATAAATGAACCTGGTGTTTATTTAAAAAGTTGTGTAACGGTAGATAGTCCCAATTATTTAATATTATATTTAGATTTATCACAAGCTCATTCTGGAACATTTGATATAACTTTTGTGAATGGGGAAAAGAAGTTCGTATATGCTTACGAGCTGAAAGAGCGCAAGGAGAGTACAGATGATATACAAGGATATGATTCTTCGGATGTGTTGTATTTAATTATGCCGGACCGTTTTGCTAATGGTGACCAATCGAATGATCAGATTTCTATGTCAACGGAATATGTGATGGATCGTAGTAAGCCTGGGGCTCGACATGGAGGTGATTTGAAGGGGATCGAAGATCATTTGGATTATTTTGTGGACCTTGGGGTAACAGCTATATGGTTAAATCCCGTGTTGGAGAATGATGGGAAAGGAGGTTCTTATCATGGCTATTTCTCAACGGATATGTTTCATGTGGATAGGCGTCTAGGATCAAATGAAGATTACCTTCGATTGATAAATAAAGCGCATCAAAAGGGATTACGGGTTGTTATGGATATGATTTTTAATCATATTGGAGCAAATCATCCTTGGGTGCTAGATGTGCCATCTAAGGATTGGTTTAATGTAAGTCCTTCTAAAAGGGGGAATCATGCTAAGGCTATTTTCTATGACAATTATGCATCAACTTATGATTCTGAAGTAATGAAATATGCAGGATTTGGAATAGATTTGAATCAAGCAAATCCTCATGTTGGTAAATATCTTATTCAGAATTCTATATGGTGGATTGAGTATGCTCGGATTGATGCGATTAGGCAAGATACATATCCATATTCCGATTTTGATATGATGCGTGAGTGGAATATCCAAATCATGAATGAATATCCTCAGTTTAATATAGTTGGTGAGATTTGGACTAATTATACGATTGGTACGGCTTGGTGGCAAAAAGGGTGTAAACTTAATTTTGGAAAAGATACGGAACTGAAGTCTGTGATGGATTTTACTCTGATGAGTATTGCAAGTGATATCTTTAATGACAAGTCTTCACCGGAAGGGCGATTAGATAAAATCTATGATCATTTGTGTTATGATTTCGTGTATCCAGATATTAAAAATGTTTTGCGTTTTTTAGATAATCACGATACTGATAGGTTTTTACGTTCGGAGCCTAAAGACTTAGATGGTTATAAACAAGGGGTTGCCTTTTTATTAACAATCCCTGGCACTCCTCAATTATATTATGGACATGAATTGTTAATGTCTGGGACGAAAAGTCGCCCGGGTGGGGATGGGAATATACGTTTAGATGTTCCAGGAGGGTGGCCTGGAGATTCTCAGAATTGGTTTACGAGGGAAGGACGTTCCGACCTACAGAATAAGGCTTGGGATTATTTACAGACTTTATTGAAGTGGAGGAAGGGCAATAAGATCATTTCCGAAGGTAATATGAAACATTATATGCCACAATTAGGAGTGTATGTATATGAGCGTTATCTAGAGGGTAAAAGTGTCATGGTCATTATTAATGGAGCTAATCATGAAGTTGATCTTCCACTTGCCCGTTATAAGGAATCTTTAAAAGAGGGAATAGAAGGAAAGGATATAATAACGAAACGAACGATCTTATTTAAGGACAGCTTGAAGCTGGCATCTAAAGAGGTATTGGTCGTTGAGATGAATTAA
- a CDS encoding RagB/SusD family nutrient uptake outer membrane protein, with product MKVKYIAAILLSTQLVYTACDDMGFLQIKPDSLELTDDRIKTVDDLENLLLGAYNGIRSSGFWGGRTLRGFDVIADDGVADVATFEWVQMSAHTMNLVNAVGRDTWTATYNAINMANQVAFSDLGESILASDPQKEAQFKAEASFIRALGYFHLVRAFGLPYAEETKDIAEMGVPLRLRGVMDRATAFEVVQRSTVSEVYSQIISDLEYAIGNLPGENKVESGRATVDGAKALLAKVYFYKHDFGNAAKYAEQVINTQKYDLDEDLTAKFGRAEKKTVTQEIVAMIPSASLIEDSWGGLRDYRTNGLALPTSRPSNELIAAYDQQNDNRFKTFFKNIDGSWYTLKFDYEYMDGIIIGYNELLLLYAESLAESNGNMNQALNALQKIEKRAYGKANTTTTDRASFIKAVQKERRLEIALQGERLFELKRIKQSVRGEAWDSHKVMFQIPDVEQNGNPDVNMN from the coding sequence ATGAAAGTAAAATATATAGCAGCAATATTACTCAGTACCCAATTAGTCTATACGGCATGTGATGACATGGGATTTCTACAAATAAAACCAGATAGTTTAGAACTGACAGATGATCGTATTAAGACGGTAGATGATTTGGAGAATTTATTGTTGGGTGCTTATAATGGAATACGTTCTTCGGGCTTTTGGGGAGGCCGGACGTTGCGTGGTTTTGATGTGATCGCAGATGATGGTGTGGCAGATGTGGCTACTTTTGAATGGGTTCAGATGAGTGCTCATACAATGAATTTGGTAAATGCGGTTGGACGTGATACCTGGACTGCGACATATAATGCCATAAATATGGCGAATCAAGTTGCGTTTAGCGATTTAGGGGAAAGTATCTTGGCGAGTGATCCTCAGAAAGAAGCTCAATTTAAGGCTGAGGCATCTTTTATTCGTGCATTAGGATATTTTCATTTAGTAAGAGCCTTTGGTCTTCCTTATGCAGAGGAGACTAAGGATATCGCAGAGATGGGAGTTCCCCTTCGTTTAAGGGGGGTGATGGATCGTGCTACCGCATTTGAGGTCGTACAACGTTCAACGGTCTCTGAAGTTTATTCTCAAATAATCTCAGATTTGGAATATGCGATCGGGAATTTACCTGGAGAGAACAAAGTAGAGTCTGGTAGAGCGACTGTTGATGGCGCAAAAGCGTTATTGGCAAAAGTGTATTTTTATAAACATGATTTTGGCAATGCGGCTAAATATGCGGAACAAGTTATTAATACTCAGAAGTATGATCTTGATGAGGATTTGACTGCTAAATTCGGTAGAGCGGAAAAAAAGACTGTTACGCAAGAAATTGTAGCGATGATACCTTCTGCGTCATTGATTGAGGATTCTTGGGGTGGTTTAAGAGATTATCGTACGAATGGATTGGCTTTACCCACAAGCAGGCCGTCTAATGAGTTGATTGCTGCTTATGACCAACAAAATGATAATCGTTTTAAAACGTTTTTTAAAAATATAGACGGTTCATGGTATACTCTGAAGTTTGATTATGAGTATATGGATGGTATTATTATTGGATATAATGAGTTGTTACTACTTTATGCCGAGTCTTTAGCTGAATCGAATGGAAATATGAATCAAGCTTTGAATGCTTTGCAAAAAATAGAAAAAAGGGCTTATGGCAAAGCTAATACTACAACTACGGATAGGGCTTCTTTTATTAAAGCAGTACAGAAGGAACGTCGTTTGGAAATAGCTTTACAAGGTGAGAGATTATTTGAATTGAAGCGTATCAAACAGTCGGTTCGTGGTGAAGCTTGGGATTCTCATAAAGTGATGTTTCAGATTCCGGATGTTGAGCAGAATGGTAATCCTGATGTTAATATGAATTAA
- a CDS encoding SusC/RagA family TonB-linked outer membrane protein — protein MRCKSISEFIMCFMLSLFSLTAFAQIKITGTASDAETGEPLSFITIQVKGTTAGTTSDMDGNYSIEVPNRDAILVYSYIGYRSQEIKVGNQTHINVRLSEDVETLDEVVVVGYGVQNKRDVTGSIAKVGSEELMSVPTSSFDAALQGRAAGVQVTQTSGLAGSGAAIRVRGIASITAGGDPLIVVDGIPIMQNAGDRVGAAQDNPMSSINANDIESIDILKDASATAIYGSRGANGVVLITTKRGKSGKPQINFSSKVAFSTTNRKVDMLETKDYLDIYKEALENDYKFNPSGATDPSTVSSYPGGYSEEQALLNNTDWQDLITRTGISTYNDLSVSWGNKKIQTYLGVSNVEENSYLVNDHFGRTSVRLNIDYKPINILKIGGNFSFSHTDHRPTPSSWDGGWGRAISTALPYFPAYNSDGSYYVFPKSTNPVTEANEKRRRIFTQRTMASLYADLQIIKGLSLRLEGNIDYRDNESNYLRTKELSTKPNSNVTNRYETNWNAKALLNYSLSINEKHRFHFLLGTEALKSTRVSNYTNVVFEQGKEDWLFNNPAYDETNKTFTSYPNQDFSFISFFGRINYTFKDRYMFTGTFRRDGSSRFGENNKFGNFPAASIGWMITEEDFLKDNEVVSLLKLKTGFGITGNAEIPNYAQWGAVSVNTNQLYVGDNYWYINSLKNPDLKWETTSTFDVGLEYGFLKNRISGEIGFYNKNSKDLFLNVSVPASVGYTAFLANIGKVRNTGVEFNIKSVNITNRDFTWTTDFNISYNKNKVLDVGNAGPDALSGEGDTRVLVGQPIGVNYLVKVLRVDPQDGMPVYEMLDENKKPVGETKEYNADRDRQPVGHPYSDFVGGLNNTFTYKNWDFGFMFTFQIGGNIYDDGEKFQMNNVGTWNLKSNVLDRWQKPGDVTDVPRVSLGKSGIELARNTTEYLHDAGFLRLKNVNVGYTFKGIRIKKFNIRDIRLYAQATNLLTLFSEYYNKYSGEPEIMRDVDSAQKRNLSLNVTYLTPPQARTYTIGLSVNF, from the coding sequence ATGAGATGTAAAAGTATTAGTGAATTTATTATGTGCTTTATGCTTTCTTTGTTTTCATTGACAGCGTTTGCGCAAATCAAGATCACAGGAACTGCTTCTGATGCGGAGACAGGAGAGCCTTTATCTTTTATCACCATACAGGTTAAAGGTACCACTGCGGGTACTACTTCCGATATGGATGGAAATTATTCAATTGAGGTACCTAATAGAGATGCCATTTTAGTGTATTCTTATATTGGTTATCGTTCCCAAGAGATAAAGGTCGGAAATCAGACTCATATTAATGTTCGTCTATCGGAAGATGTGGAAACATTAGATGAAGTGGTCGTTGTTGGCTATGGAGTTCAGAATAAGAGAGATGTGACAGGATCGATCGCTAAAGTTGGAAGTGAGGAACTAATGTCTGTTCCAACAAGCTCTTTCGATGCCGCTTTACAAGGGCGTGCCGCTGGTGTACAAGTAACCCAAACATCGGGTTTGGCTGGCTCTGGTGCAGCCATTCGAGTGAGAGGTATCGCTTCTATTACCGCTGGAGGTGATCCATTGATTGTTGTTGATGGAATACCCATCATGCAAAATGCCGGAGATCGAGTGGGTGCAGCACAAGATAATCCAATGTCATCTATAAATGCGAATGATATTGAAAGTATTGATATATTGAAAGATGCCTCGGCAACGGCTATTTATGGATCCAGAGGTGCGAACGGTGTTGTCTTAATAACAACTAAACGTGGTAAATCAGGAAAACCTCAAATAAATTTTAGTTCTAAAGTTGCATTTTCAACAACTAATAGGAAAGTTGATATGTTGGAAACTAAAGATTATCTGGATATTTATAAAGAAGCATTGGAAAATGATTATAAGTTTAATCCCTCTGGTGCGACAGATCCTTCTACTGTATCATCATATCCCGGTGGTTATTCAGAAGAACAAGCTTTATTAAATAATACGGATTGGCAAGATCTTATTACGAGAACAGGAATTTCTACCTACAATGATTTATCGGTATCGTGGGGTAATAAGAAAATACAGACTTATTTAGGGGTTTCTAATGTAGAAGAGAATTCATATTTGGTGAATGATCATTTCGGAAGGACGAGCGTACGCCTTAATATTGATTATAAGCCTATAAACATTTTAAAAATAGGTGGAAATTTTAGTTTCTCTCACACGGATCATCGACCCACTCCTTCAAGTTGGGATGGTGGTTGGGGACGTGCCATAAGTACGGCTTTGCCTTATTTCCCAGCCTATAATTCGGATGGTAGTTATTATGTTTTTCCTAAATCAACAAATCCGGTGACGGAGGCAAATGAGAAAAGACGTAGAATATTTACCCAACGTACAATGGCAAGTTTATATGCTGACTTACAGATAATCAAAGGATTGTCATTGCGGCTAGAAGGTAATATAGATTATCGAGATAATGAGTCTAATTATTTACGAACGAAAGAATTATCAACAAAACCGAATAGTAATGTGACAAATCGTTATGAGACAAATTGGAATGCGAAAGCACTCTTGAATTATAGCTTGTCGATTAATGAAAAACATCGTTTTCATTTCTTGTTGGGAACAGAAGCATTGAAATCTACACGAGTATCGAATTATACGAATGTCGTATTTGAGCAAGGAAAAGAAGATTGGTTATTTAATAATCCGGCTTATGATGAAACGAATAAGACTTTTACGAGCTATCCTAATCAAGATTTCTCATTTATATCCTTTTTCGGACGTATAAATTATACATTTAAAGACCGTTATATGTTCACTGGTACTTTCCGTAGAGATGGTTCGTCACGATTTGGGGAGAATAATAAATTTGGTAATTTCCCTGCGGCTTCTATTGGTTGGATGATCACGGAAGAGGACTTTTTAAAAGATAACGAGGTTGTAAGCTTGTTGAAATTGAAAACAGGTTTTGGTATTACTGGTAATGCGGAAATTCCTAACTATGCGCAATGGGGGGCAGTTAGCGTGAATACGAATCAATTGTATGTAGGGGATAATTATTGGTATATCAATTCTTTGAAAAACCCAGATTTGAAGTGGGAAACAACCTCTACTTTTGATGTAGGTTTGGAGTATGGTTTCTTAAAAAATCGGATTTCAGGTGAAATCGGATTTTATAATAAGAATTCCAAAGATCTATTTTTGAATGTAAGTGTTCCAGCATCTGTGGGATATACGGCATTCTTGGCAAATATCGGAAAAGTCAGAAATACGGGTGTGGAGTTTAATATTAAATCCGTGAATATTACAAATAGAGATTTTACATGGACTACTGATTTTAATATCAGCTATAATAAGAATAAGGTTTTGGATGTTGGTAATGCAGGACCAGACGCATTAAGTGGAGAAGGTGATACACGTGTGTTAGTAGGACAGCCTATTGGCGTAAACTATTTGGTTAAGGTTCTACGTGTTGATCCTCAGGATGGTATGCCTGTTTATGAAATGCTTGATGAGAATAAGAAACCGGTTGGTGAAACTAAAGAATATAATGCGGATAGAGATCGTCAGCCTGTAGGCCATCCTTATTCCGATTTTGTAGGAGGTTTGAATAATACGTTTACATATAAGAACTGGGATTTCGGTTTTATGTTTACATTCCAAATAGGCGGCAATATTTATGACGATGGTGAGAAATTTCAGATGAATAATGTTGGCACTTGGAATCTGAAAAGTAATGTTCTTGATAGATGGCAGAAACCTGGTGATGTGACAGATGTACCTCGGGTAAGTTTAGGAAAAAGTGGCATTGAACTGGCGAGAAATACAACTGAATATCTACATGATGCAGGATTCTTACGTTTAAAAAATGTAAATGTGGGTTATACTTTCAAAGGTATTAGAATCAAGAAGTTTAATATAAGGGATATTCGATTATATGCTCAAGCAACTAATTTATTGACTTTATTTAGTGAATACTATAATAAATATAGTGGTGAGCCTGAGATTATGCGTGATGTCGATTCAGCTCAGAAGAGGAATTTGAGTTTGAATGTGACTTATTTAACACCTCCTCAAGCTCGTACATATACTATCGGATTAAGTGTTAACTTTTAA
- a CDS encoding glycoside hydrolase family 13 protein yields the protein MKRLLLFTICLLCASSVYAIDISRLEPACWWVGMKNPELQIMVYGKNIASSQVYIDYPGVRVKEIVGVENPNYLFLYLDISRDASPGTMNLIFQKGKEKEIRAFELKERNKKVGAAGFSPADVMYLITPDRFANADPSNDNLDDVKIDRSRGGARHGGDLRGIINKLDYIRDLGFTTIWLNPVLENRMPGGSYHGYAITDFYQVDPRFGTNEEYCELIDKAHEKGMKVVMDMIFNHCGSSHWWLKDFPSSDWLNNQDNFVQTNHFKWTLMDVHAPQSEREILVNGWFGRGMPDLNQKNRHLARYLIQNSIWWIEYSRIDGIRQDTHPYADYDFMATWCKEVENEYPDFNIVGEAWYPRGTASAWWQRDSKMNESNSNLKTVMDFDLTFTCQKAFGDACSSREGFEAGLFKIYEVIAQDFLFPDPNNVLVFLDNHDLGRFMQKGESDLRRYKQAIAFLLTTRGIPQIYYGTEILMSGTKAEGDGIIRTDFPGGWAGDPKDAFTREGRTDLQNQAWDYMRKLLNWRQRCDAVKEGKLIHYTPDKSGCYVYARVKDNKTVLVLMNGTDQNQTLDMNRFHEVVKDYRSGKDIITDTIVAIDTAVHIPARGVYILELV from the coding sequence ATGAAAAGACTATTATTGTTTACCATTTGCTTGTTGTGCGCCAGTTCTGTATATGCTATTGATATTTCACGGTTAGAACCTGCTTGCTGGTGGGTAGGGATGAAAAATCCGGAATTACAGATTATGGTATATGGCAAGAATATCGCAAGCTCTCAAGTTTATATTGATTATCCGGGGGTAAGAGTCAAGGAAATTGTTGGAGTCGAGAACCCTAATTACTTGTTCCTTTATTTGGATATCTCCAGAGATGCCTCTCCCGGTACAATGAATTTGATATTTCAAAAAGGGAAAGAGAAAGAAATCCGGGCCTTTGAGTTAAAGGAAAGAAATAAAAAGGTTGGAGCTGCTGGATTTTCACCTGCGGATGTGATGTACTTGATTACTCCAGATCGTTTTGCAAATGCGGATCCATCTAATGACAATCTAGATGATGTGAAAATAGATCGTTCGAGAGGGGGAGCTCGCCATGGAGGTGATTTACGTGGTATTATTAATAAATTGGATTATATCCGTGATTTAGGCTTTACGACAATTTGGTTAAATCCTGTATTGGAAAATAGGATGCCGGGAGGTTCTTATCACGGATACGCTATTACTGATTTTTATCAGGTAGATCCTCGTTTTGGAACGAATGAAGAATATTGTGAATTGATAGATAAGGCCCACGAAAAAGGAATGAAAGTCGTGATGGATATGATTTTTAATCATTGCGGAAGCTCTCATTGGTGGTTAAAAGATTTTCCTTCCTCGGATTGGCTGAATAATCAAGACAACTTTGTTCAAACAAATCATTTTAAATGGACTCTTATGGATGTTCACGCTCCTCAGTCGGAGAGAGAGATCTTGGTAAATGGTTGGTTTGGTAGAGGTATGCCAGATTTAAATCAGAAAAATAGGCACTTAGCCCGATATTTGATTCAAAATAGCATTTGGTGGATTGAATACTCACGGATTGATGGTATCCGTCAAGATACACATCCATATGCAGATTATGATTTTATGGCAACTTGGTGTAAGGAGGTGGAAAATGAATATCCGGATTTCAATATTGTGGGAGAAGCTTGGTATCCAAGAGGGACTGCTTCGGCTTGGTGGCAAAGAGATTCTAAAATGAATGAATCTAATAGTAACTTAAAGACAGTGATGGATTTTGATTTGACCTTTACTTGCCAAAAAGCGTTTGGAGATGCATGTTCTAGCCGTGAAGGATTCGAAGCAGGGTTATTTAAAATTTATGAAGTTATCGCACAGGATTTTTTATTCCCGGATCCTAATAATGTACTAGTCTTTTTGGATAATCATGATTTAGGACGCTTTATGCAGAAAGGAGAATCTGATTTAAGAAGGTATAAACAGGCTATTGCTTTTTTATTAACAACTCGAGGGATTCCTCAGATTTATTATGGGACAGAGATTTTAATGTCTGGGACAAAAGCAGAAGGAGATGGTATTATCCGCACTGATTTTCCCGGAGGTTGGGCAGGAGATCCAAAAGATGCTTTCACTCGTGAGGGACGTACGGATTTGCAGAATCAAGCTTGGGATTATATGAGAAAATTATTGAATTGGAGACAGCGATGTGATGCTGTTAAAGAAGGTAAGTTGATTCATTATACTCCTGATAAATCGGGTTGTTACGTATATGCTAGGGTAAAGGATAATAAAACGGTACTTGTTTTAATGAATGGAACAGATCAAAACCAGACATTAGATATGAATCGTTTTCATGAAGTCGTAAAAGATTATAGATCTGGGAAAGATATTATAACAGATACGATCGTTGCGATAGACACGGCGGTTCATATTCCGGCTCGTGGTGTTTATATTTTAGAACTTGTCTAA
- a CDS encoding Gfo/Idh/MocA family oxidoreductase has product MTTRRNFLKNTTMLAAGLGVSPLLSSSPLRSYQKEEVINGKVRIAVIGVGMGCRDLQGALTDNPWVHCVGMCDVNKVRLEEQLARFKKDFPEQTVSIKAYTDFREVLANKEIDGVIIATPDHWHPYIFAEALKAGKAIYVEKPVGNSISECNAMMDFQKKYKGVVTTGLWQTSQRYFRAANEILKSGVLGDVYKVQLWLCQSTNPRPSVEDSEAPSTLDYDMWLGPAPERPFNNSRFRGWRGFWDYGGGQQTDWGVHWIDSAFDGLKALGLCDREYPDAVFSTAYKDPASFNETPSCQTSIFQYKNFHIEWAQQVAYLYNRNQGVAWVGSKATLVCNREGYELIPEKTRDGILLADRAQLVGKFEDGGVEAHATNWCKCILNKSIETNSPIEKGAFATILAHMANISYRTGTRVVYDPQTRKFVDNPKADAYLNKTYRSPWQFPNIK; this is encoded by the coding sequence ATGACTACACGTAGAAATTTCTTGAAAAATACAACAATGCTGGCGGCAGGTTTAGGAGTATCTCCTCTTTTGTCTTCGTCACCCTTACGATCTTATCAGAAAGAAGAGGTCATAAATGGAAAAGTAAGAATTGCCGTGATTGGAGTTGGAATGGGATGTCGAGATTTGCAAGGAGCGTTGACTGATAATCCATGGGTACATTGTGTCGGTATGTGTGATGTGAATAAAGTCAGACTTGAAGAGCAGCTTGCACGTTTTAAGAAAGATTTTCCAGAACAGACGGTTTCTATAAAAGCTTATACTGATTTTCGGGAGGTACTGGCCAATAAAGAAATTGATGGGGTTATTATTGCCACGCCCGACCATTGGCATCCTTATATTTTTGCAGAAGCCTTGAAGGCGGGAAAAGCTATTTATGTAGAGAAACCTGTTGGTAATTCAATTTCTGAGTGCAATGCGATGATGGACTTTCAGAAAAAGTATAAAGGTGTTGTGACAACGGGATTATGGCAAACAAGCCAACGCTATTTCAGGGCTGCGAATGAAATATTAAAATCTGGTGTGCTAGGGGATGTTTATAAGGTACAATTATGGCTTTGCCAATCTACAAATCCTCGTCCTTCTGTTGAGGATTCAGAGGCACCATCCACTTTGGACTATGATATGTGGTTAGGACCGGCTCCGGAACGTCCTTTTAATAATTCCCGTTTTCGTGGTTGGCGTGGTTTTTGGGATTATGGTGGTGGCCAACAGACTGATTGGGGGGTGCATTGGATTGATTCTGCTTTTGACGGATTAAAAGCATTAGGCCTATGTGATAGGGAATACCCTGATGCGGTCTTTTCTACTGCATATAAAGATCCGGCATCGTTTAATGAAACTCCAAGTTGCCAAACAAGTATTTTCCAATATAAGAATTTCCATATTGAATGGGCTCAACAAGTTGCTTACCTTTATAATCGGAATCAAGGGGTCGCTTGGGTCGGAAGTAAAGCCACTCTGGTATGTAATCGTGAAGGCTATGAGTTGATACCGGAGAAAACCCGTGATGGTATCCTTTTGGCCGATAGAGCCCAATTGGTTGGTAAATTTGAAGATGGGGGAGTAGAGGCTCATGCGACGAATTGGTGTAAATGTATTTTGAATAAATCGATTGAGACAAATAGTCCGATAGAAAAGGGGGCTTTTGCTACAATATTGGCTCATATGGCCAATATCTCGTATCGGACAGGAACTCGTGTGGTATACGATCCTCAAACAAGGAAATTTGTGGACAATCCTAAAGCAGATGCATACTTGAACAAAACATATAGAAGCCCTTGGCAATTTCCGAATATAAAATGA
- a CDS encoding 3-keto-disaccharide hydrolase, with amino-acid sequence MKKVIVLISFLCGAFFVSAQQGNQQQRQQERWKPESTEWYHPVPPKVTPGVGTSAPSDAIILFDGKDLTKWEAAGKDGGSAKWAIKDGTMVVVPGSGSIRTKEYFGDCQLHIEFKTPIPGKDNTLQMKGNSGIMLQSRYEVQVLDCEDNPTYVNGWVGSVYKQSAPLANAFTKTNEWQVYDIYWKAPRFGTNDELESPAMITVVLNGIVVQNNYVLKGNTPYTGLPKYVAHGRMPLSLQDHGVEVAFRNIWIRDL; translated from the coding sequence ATGAAGAAAGTAATTGTTTTAATCAGTTTTTTATGTGGAGCGTTCTTTGTAAGTGCTCAACAAGGTAATCAACAACAAAGGCAGCAAGAGCGGTGGAAACCGGAAAGTACAGAATGGTATCATCCTGTACCTCCAAAAGTAACCCCTGGAGTTGGAACAAGTGCTCCTTCTGATGCAATCATCCTGTTTGATGGAAAAGATCTTACAAAATGGGAAGCTGCTGGGAAGGATGGTGGATCTGCAAAATGGGCTATAAAGGATGGGACGATGGTTGTAGTTCCCGGTTCTGGCTCTATCCGTACAAAAGAGTATTTTGGTGATTGCCAATTACACATAGAGTTTAAGACCCCGATACCAGGTAAAGATAATACTTTACAAATGAAAGGAAATAGTGGCATTATGCTACAAAGTCGTTATGAGGTACAAGTCCTAGATTGTGAGGATAATCCTACTTACGTAAATGGCTGGGTTGGTAGTGTTTATAAGCAAAGTGCTCCTTTAGCAAATGCTTTTACAAAGACGAATGAATGGCAAGTTTATGATATATATTGGAAAGCTCCTCGTTTTGGAACAAATGATGAGTTGGAATCTCCTGCGATGATAACAGTCGTCCTGAATGGGATTGTTGTTCAGAATAATTATGTGCTGAAAGGGAATACCCCATATACAGGGTTACCTAAATATGTAGCTCATGGCCGTATGCCTTTAAGTTTACAAGACCATGGGGTAGAAGTTGCTTTCCGAAATATTTGGATTAGAGATTTGTAG